A stretch of Methanosphaerula palustris E1-9c DNA encodes these proteins:
- a CDS encoding DUF5612 domain-containing protein, which produces MSEPDAPLSAIRIIAENRKGVLRDIASVVADHQANIMMIHQETFEFGPCRGLAELYVEYMGSTDQQRLITDLAAIPSVNGVRGYHPFSDIYGSRVIIIGGGAQVGQVAVGAINEADRHNIRGERISVDTIPLVGEETLALAVDAVSRLPRASILVLAGSLMGGAISDAVDRVKRAGIPVITLNMAGSVPEHADLVVTDPIQAGVFAVMHVSKRAVFDIARVRGRVF; this is translated from the coding sequence ATGAGCGAACCTGACGCTCCTCTCTCTGCAATCCGGATCATTGCGGAGAACAGGAAGGGTGTGCTGCGTGATATTGCTTCGGTGGTCGCTGATCATCAGGCCAATATCATGATGATCCACCAGGAGACGTTTGAGTTTGGACCATGTCGCGGACTGGCAGAACTCTATGTCGAGTACATGGGCTCCACCGACCAGCAGCGTCTGATCACCGACCTCGCTGCAATCCCGTCGGTGAACGGGGTCCGGGGATACCACCCATTCTCTGACATCTACGGCTCCCGGGTGATCATCATCGGCGGCGGCGCTCAGGTCGGTCAGGTGGCGGTCGGAGCGATCAACGAGGCCGACCGGCACAACATCAGGGGGGAACGAATCTCGGTGGACACGATCCCGCTGGTCGGGGAGGAGACCCTGGCCCTGGCCGTCGATGCGGTCTCACGGTTGCCTCGCGCTTCGATCCTGGTGCTGGCCGGATCCCTGATGGGCGGAGCGATCAGCGATGCGGTCGATCGGGTGAAGCGGGCCGGGATCCCGGTGATCACCCTGAACATGGCCGGGAGTGTTCCGGAACATGCGGATCTGGTCGTGACCGATCCGATTCAGGCCGGGGTCTTTGCAGTGATGCACGTCTCAAAGCGGGCGGTCTTCGATATTGCACGGGTTCGAGGGAGAGTCTTCTGA
- a CDS encoding L-threonylcarbamoyladenylate synthase, with protein MDRIKEAVKVLHRDGLVVYPTDTIYGLGADALSDEAVAAVYEAKHRPLAKPISIAVSDRDMLAALAVVTPVAEQFIEAFLPGPFTVVLKAKKVLPETLTGGTGMIGLRIPDHPIALELIREFDGPITATSANLSGGKDPVTINDVHVRYDLLIDAGRLTGLPSTVVDLVDMRMIRPGEKFDEAAAFLRKIRCD; from the coding sequence ATGGACAGAATTAAAGAAGCAGTGAAGGTGTTGCACCGGGATGGACTGGTTGTCTATCCAACCGATACGATCTATGGACTCGGGGCCGACGCCCTCTCGGATGAGGCGGTTGCGGCGGTCTACGAGGCGAAACACCGGCCTCTTGCCAAGCCGATCTCGATCGCCGTCAGCGACCGGGACATGCTCGCGGCGCTGGCCGTGGTGACCCCTGTGGCGGAACAGTTCATCGAAGCGTTTCTGCCGGGGCCGTTCACGGTGGTGCTGAAGGCGAAGAAGGTTCTTCCTGAGACGCTGACCGGGGGGACCGGGATGATCGGACTCCGAATTCCGGACCACCCGATTGCGCTCGAACTGATCCGAGAGTTCGACGGCCCGATCACCGCCACCTCGGCGAACCTCTCCGGCGGCAAGGACCCGGTGACGATCAACGATGTGCATGTCCGGTACGACCTGCTGATCGATGCAGGCCGGCTCACCGGTCTCCCTTCGACGGTCGTCGATCTGGTGGATATGCGGATGATCCGCCCTGGCGAAAAATTCGACGAGGCTGCTGCGTTTCTCCGGAAGATCCGATGCGACTGA